The following are encoded together in the Coffea arabica cultivar ET-39 chromosome 1c, Coffea Arabica ET-39 HiFi, whole genome shotgun sequence genome:
- the LOC140006158 gene encoding MDIS1-interacting receptor like kinase 2-like: MFSAWSFDGKMVYENIIDAIENFDPKYCIGAGGFGSVFRAELPNGQVVAVKKLHGVDDGALRRPKDFANEIRALTNIRHRNIVKLYGFCSHIQHTFLVYEFLEGGSLMHLLSNDETAAKCEWIKRVSIVKDVANALSYMHQNCSPSIIHRDISSKNILLDSEYQAHISDFGTARILRPDSCHWTSFAGTYGYAAPELAYTMEVNEKCDIYSFGVLVLEVIMGKHPGDFILSTLSASSSTSTVYDILLNDIVDPRLSSPSTQESKEVTLVAKLALSCIEPNPQLRPTMKQVCAQLLKEIASQFNVFPIVTIGQLLDLQMTNV, from the exons ATGTTCTCTGCCTGGAGCTTTGATGGGAAAATGGTCTATGAAAACATCATTGATGCAATAGAGAATTTCGACCCCAAGTATTGCATTGGAGCAGGAGGATTCGGAAGTGTATTTAGAGCAGAGTTACCAAATGGTCAAGTGGTGGCGGTCAAGAAACTTCATGGAGTGGATGATGGTGCCTTGAGGAGACCAAAAGATTTCGCCAATGAGATCCGTGCACTAACAAATATAAGGCATCGCAACATCGTGAAGCTGTATGGATTCTGTTCACATATACAACACACTTTCTTGGTTTATGAATTCTTGGAAGGGGGAAGCTTGATGCACTTGTTGAGCAATGATGAAACAGCAGCCAAGTGCGAATGGATCAAGAGGGTAAGTATTGTTAAGGATGTGGCAAATGCATTATCTTACATGCACCAGAATTGTTCGCCTTCCATAATTCATCGAGATATATCTAGCAAAAATATTTTGTTAGACTCTGAGTATCAAGCCCATATTTCTGATTTTGGTACTGCAAGAATCTTGAGGCCTGATTCATGTCATTGGACTTCATTTGCTGGAACTTATGGATATGCTGCTCCAG AACTTGCTTATACCATGGAAGTAAATGAAAAATGTGATATTTATAGTTTTGGAGTATTAGTTTTAGAAGTGATCATGGGCAAGCATCCAGGTGATTTCATATTGTCAACATTGTCGGCATCATCATCTACTTCAACAGTATATGACATACTGCTGAATGATATTGTGGATCCTCGACTTTCATCTCCAAGTACGCAAGAGTCAAAAGAAGTGACCTTGGTGGCAAAGCTGGCATTGTCATGTATAGAACCCAATCCTCAGTTAAGGCCTACAATGAAGCAAGTGTGTGCCCAACTGTTAAAGGAAATAGCATCTCAATTCAACGTATTCCCAATTGTTACAATTGGACAACTTCTGGACCTGCAAATGACAAATGTTTGA